The Dunckerocampus dactyliophorus isolate RoL2022-P2 chromosome 13, RoL_Ddac_1.1, whole genome shotgun sequence genome window below encodes:
- the edaradd gene encoding ectodysplasin-A receptor-associated adapter protein isoform X1 — translation MKKYILGKALTRTRDASKMSSLGACEESLEEGLSSEPVEDTDTTTFSSEANYPVQVTDPHVCPADAVTLHLSSMPPGSLSTCARTSQPVKAVEECTCPTSTSPGDDSKEVHFHLNHACEMCRRPAPPPKISDLMNDKDLLDSLRLKLDPYHCTVKNWKNFASRWGMSYDEVTLLEHRTQGSLSNSPTQEFLLRYNQKPVTELTELCRIYQRMDVLRLLQTWIESVWPSRWQHAN, via the exons atgaaaaagtacattttgggCAAGG CGCTGACCCGCACTAGAGACGCTTCAAAAATGAGCAGTTTGGGAGCTTGTGAAGAATCTTTGG aGGAAGGATTGAGCTCAGAACCAGTGGAGGACACAGACACCACCACCTTT TCTTCAGAAGCCAATTACCCAGTGCAGGTTACTGATCCTCATG TCTGTCCAGCAGATGCTGTCACTCTGCACCTGAGCTCCATGCCTCCCGGATCCCTGAGCACCTGTGCCAGAACCAGTCAG CCAGTTAAAGCGGTTGAAGAATGCACCTGCCCCACGTCTACTTCACCAG GAGACGACAGCAAAGAAGTCCACTTCCACCTCAACCACGCATGTGAAATGTGCCGCCGTCCTGCGCCTCCTCCCAAGATCAGCGACCTGATGAACGACAAAGATCTTCTGGACTCGTTGAGGCTCAAACTGGATCCGTACCACTGCACTGTCAAAAACTGGAAGAACTTTGCCAGTCGGTGGGGGATGAGCTACGATGAAGTCACTCTGCTGGAGCACCGGACCCAGGGTTCTCTGTCCAACAGCCCCACCCAGGAGTTCCTCCTACGTTACAACCAGAAACCTGTCACCGAGCTCACCGAGCTGTGCCGCATCTATCAGCGCATGGATGTGCTGCGATTGTTGCAGACCTGGATAGAGAGCGTTTGGCCATCGCGCTGGCAACATGCTAATTAA
- the edaradd gene encoding ectodysplasin-A receptor-associated adapter protein isoform X3: MKKYILGKALTRTRDASKMSSLGACEESLEEGLSSEPVEDTDTTTFSSEANYPVQVTDPHDAVTLHLSSMPPGSLSTCARTSQPVKAVEECTCPTSTSPGDDSKEVHFHLNHACEMCRRPAPPPKISDLMNDKDLLDSLRLKLDPYHCTVKNWKNFASRWGMSYDEVTLLEHRTQGSLSNSPTQEFLLRYNQKPVTELTELCRIYQRMDVLRLLQTWIESVWPSRWQHAN; this comes from the exons atgaaaaagtacattttgggCAAGG CGCTGACCCGCACTAGAGACGCTTCAAAAATGAGCAGTTTGGGAGCTTGTGAAGAATCTTTGG aGGAAGGATTGAGCTCAGAACCAGTGGAGGACACAGACACCACCACCTTT TCTTCAGAAGCCAATTACCCAGTGCAGGTTACTGATCCTCATG ATGCTGTCACTCTGCACCTGAGCTCCATGCCTCCCGGATCCCTGAGCACCTGTGCCAGAACCAGTCAG CCAGTTAAAGCGGTTGAAGAATGCACCTGCCCCACGTCTACTTCACCAG GAGACGACAGCAAAGAAGTCCACTTCCACCTCAACCACGCATGTGAAATGTGCCGCCGTCCTGCGCCTCCTCCCAAGATCAGCGACCTGATGAACGACAAAGATCTTCTGGACTCGTTGAGGCTCAAACTGGATCCGTACCACTGCACTGTCAAAAACTGGAAGAACTTTGCCAGTCGGTGGGGGATGAGCTACGATGAAGTCACTCTGCTGGAGCACCGGACCCAGGGTTCTCTGTCCAACAGCCCCACCCAGGAGTTCCTCCTACGTTACAACCAGAAACCTGTCACCGAGCTCACCGAGCTGTGCCGCATCTATCAGCGCATGGATGTGCTGCGATTGTTGCAGACCTGGATAGAGAGCGTTTGGCCATCGCGCTGGCAACATGCTAATTAA
- the edaradd gene encoding ectodysplasin-A receptor-associated adapter protein isoform X4: protein MKKYILGKALTRTRDASKMSSLGACEESLEEGLSSEPVEDTDTTTFSSEANYPVQVTDPHDAVTLHLSSMPPGSLSTCARTSQPVKAVEECTCPTSTSPDDSKEVHFHLNHACEMCRRPAPPPKISDLMNDKDLLDSLRLKLDPYHCTVKNWKNFASRWGMSYDEVTLLEHRTQGSLSNSPTQEFLLRYNQKPVTELTELCRIYQRMDVLRLLQTWIESVWPSRWQHAN from the exons atgaaaaagtacattttgggCAAGG CGCTGACCCGCACTAGAGACGCTTCAAAAATGAGCAGTTTGGGAGCTTGTGAAGAATCTTTGG aGGAAGGATTGAGCTCAGAACCAGTGGAGGACACAGACACCACCACCTTT TCTTCAGAAGCCAATTACCCAGTGCAGGTTACTGATCCTCATG ATGCTGTCACTCTGCACCTGAGCTCCATGCCTCCCGGATCCCTGAGCACCTGTGCCAGAACCAGTCAG CCAGTTAAAGCGGTTGAAGAATGCACCTGCCCCACGTCTACTTCACCAG ACGACAGCAAAGAAGTCCACTTCCACCTCAACCACGCATGTGAAATGTGCCGCCGTCCTGCGCCTCCTCCCAAGATCAGCGACCTGATGAACGACAAAGATCTTCTGGACTCGTTGAGGCTCAAACTGGATCCGTACCACTGCACTGTCAAAAACTGGAAGAACTTTGCCAGTCGGTGGGGGATGAGCTACGATGAAGTCACTCTGCTGGAGCACCGGACCCAGGGTTCTCTGTCCAACAGCCCCACCCAGGAGTTCCTCCTACGTTACAACCAGAAACCTGTCACCGAGCTCACCGAGCTGTGCCGCATCTATCAGCGCATGGATGTGCTGCGATTGTTGCAGACCTGGATAGAGAGCGTTTGGCCATCGCGCTGGCAACATGCTAATTAA
- the edaradd gene encoding ectodysplasin-A receptor-associated adapter protein isoform X5 has product MSSLGACEESLEEGLSSEPVEDTDTTTFSSEANYPVQVTDPHVCPADAVTLHLSSMPPGSLSTCARTSQPVKAVEECTCPTSTSPGDDSKEVHFHLNHACEMCRRPAPPPKISDLMNDKDLLDSLRLKLDPYHCTVKNWKNFASRWGMSYDEVTLLEHRTQGSLSNSPTQEFLLRYNQKPVTELTELCRIYQRMDVLRLLQTWIESVWPSRWQHAN; this is encoded by the exons ATGAGCAGTTTGGGAGCTTGTGAAGAATCTTTGG aGGAAGGATTGAGCTCAGAACCAGTGGAGGACACAGACACCACCACCTTT TCTTCAGAAGCCAATTACCCAGTGCAGGTTACTGATCCTCATG TCTGTCCAGCAGATGCTGTCACTCTGCACCTGAGCTCCATGCCTCCCGGATCCCTGAGCACCTGTGCCAGAACCAGTCAG CCAGTTAAAGCGGTTGAAGAATGCACCTGCCCCACGTCTACTTCACCAG GAGACGACAGCAAAGAAGTCCACTTCCACCTCAACCACGCATGTGAAATGTGCCGCCGTCCTGCGCCTCCTCCCAAGATCAGCGACCTGATGAACGACAAAGATCTTCTGGACTCGTTGAGGCTCAAACTGGATCCGTACCACTGCACTGTCAAAAACTGGAAGAACTTTGCCAGTCGGTGGGGGATGAGCTACGATGAAGTCACTCTGCTGGAGCACCGGACCCAGGGTTCTCTGTCCAACAGCCCCACCCAGGAGTTCCTCCTACGTTACAACCAGAAACCTGTCACCGAGCTCACCGAGCTGTGCCGCATCTATCAGCGCATGGATGTGCTGCGATTGTTGCAGACCTGGATAGAGAGCGTTTGGCCATCGCGCTGGCAACATGCTAATTAA
- the edaradd gene encoding ectodysplasin-A receptor-associated adapter protein isoform X2 yields the protein MKKYILGKALTRTRDASKMSSLGACEESLEEGLSSEPVEDTDTTTFSSEANYPVQVTDPHVCPADAVTLHLSSMPPGSLSTCARTSQPVKAVEECTCPTSTSPDDSKEVHFHLNHACEMCRRPAPPPKISDLMNDKDLLDSLRLKLDPYHCTVKNWKNFASRWGMSYDEVTLLEHRTQGSLSNSPTQEFLLRYNQKPVTELTELCRIYQRMDVLRLLQTWIESVWPSRWQHAN from the exons atgaaaaagtacattttgggCAAGG CGCTGACCCGCACTAGAGACGCTTCAAAAATGAGCAGTTTGGGAGCTTGTGAAGAATCTTTGG aGGAAGGATTGAGCTCAGAACCAGTGGAGGACACAGACACCACCACCTTT TCTTCAGAAGCCAATTACCCAGTGCAGGTTACTGATCCTCATG TCTGTCCAGCAGATGCTGTCACTCTGCACCTGAGCTCCATGCCTCCCGGATCCCTGAGCACCTGTGCCAGAACCAGTCAG CCAGTTAAAGCGGTTGAAGAATGCACCTGCCCCACGTCTACTTCACCAG ACGACAGCAAAGAAGTCCACTTCCACCTCAACCACGCATGTGAAATGTGCCGCCGTCCTGCGCCTCCTCCCAAGATCAGCGACCTGATGAACGACAAAGATCTTCTGGACTCGTTGAGGCTCAAACTGGATCCGTACCACTGCACTGTCAAAAACTGGAAGAACTTTGCCAGTCGGTGGGGGATGAGCTACGATGAAGTCACTCTGCTGGAGCACCGGACCCAGGGTTCTCTGTCCAACAGCCCCACCCAGGAGTTCCTCCTACGTTACAACCAGAAACCTGTCACCGAGCTCACCGAGCTGTGCCGCATCTATCAGCGCATGGATGTGCTGCGATTGTTGCAGACCTGGATAGAGAGCGTTTGGCCATCGCGCTGGCAACATGCTAATTAA